A part of Salvelinus alpinus chromosome 23, SLU_Salpinus.1, whole genome shotgun sequence genomic DNA contains:
- the LOC139550300 gene encoding serine/threonine-protein kinase STK11-like isoform X2 codes for MSVGELQHLDYLTENELMGMDTFIHRIDSTEVIYQPRRKRAKLIGKYLMGDLLGEGSYGKVKEMLDSDTLCRRAVKILKKKKLRRIPNGEANVKKEIQLLRRLQNKNVIHLVDVLYNEEKQKIYSFFLCVYFLQLLDGLEYLHSQGIVHKDIKPGNLLLNTDGTLKISDLGVAEALHPFAKDDTCRTSQGSPAFQPPEIANGLDTFSGFKVDIWSAGVTLYNITTSLYPFEGDNIYKLFENIGKGDYSVPEECGPSLSDLLQGMLEYDPVKRFSIQHIRQHSWVRKKHPPTEPPVPIPASAESRDVWRSMTVVPYLEDLHGYTEEEDQEFYDQEDDIIYTQDFTVPGQVPEEDLDEAEVDLSRAQAKPVCVNRTESKDKPERRSSSSSNPSRKGVSTASKIRKFSTCKQQ; via the exons ATGAGTGTCGGGGAGCTGCAGCACCTGGACTATCTGACTGAGAATGAGCTGATGGGCATGGACACGTTCATCCACCGCATCGACTCCACAGAGGTGATATACCAGCCACGCAGGAAGAGGGCCAAGCTGATCGGGAAGTACCTGATGGGAGACCTGTTGGGGGAGGGCTCCTACGGTAAGGTGAAGGAGATGCTGGACTCTGACACGCTGTGTCGCAGGGCCGTCAAGATCCTCAAGAAGAAGAAGCTCAGAAGGATCCCCAATGGAGAGGCCAATGTGAAGAA GGAGATCCAGCTGCTCCGGAGACTTCAGAACAAAAATGTCATCCATTTGGTGGACGTGTTGTACAATGAAGAGAAGCAGAAAATATATTctttcttcctgtgtgt gtACTTTTTACAGCTGTTAGATGGTCTTGAATATTTGCACAGCCAGGGAATCGTTCACAAAGACATTAAACCAGGGAATCTGCTGCTGAACACCGACGGCACGCTCAAGATCTCAGACCTGGGCGTGGCAGAG GCTCTGCACCCGTTTGCGAAGGATGACACGTGTCGTACAAGTCAGGGCTCGCCAGCGTTTCAGCCCCCCGAGATCGCCAACGGCCTGGACACGTTTTCAGGGTTCAAAGTGGACATCTGGTCTGCAGGCGTCACACT ATACAACATTACAACGAGTCTATATCCGTTCGAAGGGGACAACATCTATAAGCTATTTGAGAACATTGGGAAGGGAGACTACAGTGTTCCTGAGGAGTGTGGCCCCTCCCTGTCAGACCTATTGCAAG GAATGCTTGAATATGATCCCGTCAAGAGGTTTTCCATACAGCACATCAGGCAACACAG CTGGGTACGTAAAAAACACCCGCCAACGGAGCCCCCGGTGCCCATCCCAGCCAGCGCGGAGAGCCGGGACGTGTGGCGCAGCATGACGGTGGTGCCCTACCTGGAAGACCTGCACGGCTACACCGAGGAAGAGGACCAGGAGTTCTATGACCAGGAGGATGACATCATCTACACTCAGGACTTCACCGTGCCAG ggcAGGTACCAGAGGAGGACTTGGATGAGGCTGAGGTGGATCTGAGCCGGGCCCAGGCCAAGCCTGTGTGTGTAAACAGAACGGAGAGCAAGGACAAGCCAGAGCGCAGGTCCTCCTCCTCATCCAATCCCTCCCGCAAAGGAGTCTCCACAGCCAGCAAGATACGCAAGTTCTCTACCTGCAAACAGCAATGA
- the LOC139550300 gene encoding serine/threonine-protein kinase STK11-like isoform X1, whose amino-acid sequence MSVGELQHLDYLTENELMGMDTFIHRIDSTEVIYQPRRKRAKLIGKYLMGDLLGEGSYGKVKEMLDSDTLCRRAVKILKKKKLRRIPNGEANVKKEIQLLRRLQNKNVIHLVDVLYNEEKQKMYMVMEYCVCGMQEMLDSVPEKRFPVFQAHGYFLQLLDGLEYLHSQGIVHKDIKPGNLLLNTDGTLKISDLGVAEALHPFAKDDTCRTSQGSPAFQPPEIANGLDTFSGFKVDIWSAGVTLYNITTSLYPFEGDNIYKLFENIGKGDYSVPEECGPSLSDLLQGMLEYDPVKRFSIQHIRQHSWVRKKHPPTEPPVPIPASAESRDVWRSMTVVPYLEDLHGYTEEEDQEFYDQEDDIIYTQDFTVPGQVPEEDLDEAEVDLSRAQAKPVCVNRTESKDKPERRSSSSSNPSRKGVSTASKIRKFSTCKQQ is encoded by the exons ATGAGTGTCGGGGAGCTGCAGCACCTGGACTATCTGACTGAGAATGAGCTGATGGGCATGGACACGTTCATCCACCGCATCGACTCCACAGAGGTGATATACCAGCCACGCAGGAAGAGGGCCAAGCTGATCGGGAAGTACCTGATGGGAGACCTGTTGGGGGAGGGCTCCTACGGTAAGGTGAAGGAGATGCTGGACTCTGACACGCTGTGTCGCAGGGCCGTCAAGATCCTCAAGAAGAAGAAGCTCAGAAGGATCCCCAATGGAGAGGCCAATGTGAAGAA GGAGATCCAGCTGCTCCGGAGACTTCAGAACAAAAATGTCATCCATTTGGTGGACGTGTTGTACAATGAAGAGAAGCAGAAAAT GTATATGGTGATGGAGTATTGCGTATGTGGGATGCAAGAAATGCTGGACAGCGTCCCAGAGAAAAGATTTCCAGTATTTCAAGCTCACGG gtACTTTTTACAGCTGTTAGATGGTCTTGAATATTTGCACAGCCAGGGAATCGTTCACAAAGACATTAAACCAGGGAATCTGCTGCTGAACACCGACGGCACGCTCAAGATCTCAGACCTGGGCGTGGCAGAG GCTCTGCACCCGTTTGCGAAGGATGACACGTGTCGTACAAGTCAGGGCTCGCCAGCGTTTCAGCCCCCCGAGATCGCCAACGGCCTGGACACGTTTTCAGGGTTCAAAGTGGACATCTGGTCTGCAGGCGTCACACT ATACAACATTACAACGAGTCTATATCCGTTCGAAGGGGACAACATCTATAAGCTATTTGAGAACATTGGGAAGGGAGACTACAGTGTTCCTGAGGAGTGTGGCCCCTCCCTGTCAGACCTATTGCAAG GAATGCTTGAATATGATCCCGTCAAGAGGTTTTCCATACAGCACATCAGGCAACACAG CTGGGTACGTAAAAAACACCCGCCAACGGAGCCCCCGGTGCCCATCCCAGCCAGCGCGGAGAGCCGGGACGTGTGGCGCAGCATGACGGTGGTGCCCTACCTGGAAGACCTGCACGGCTACACCGAGGAAGAGGACCAGGAGTTCTATGACCAGGAGGATGACATCATCTACACTCAGGACTTCACCGTGCCAG ggcAGGTACCAGAGGAGGACTTGGATGAGGCTGAGGTGGATCTGAGCCGGGCCCAGGCCAAGCCTGTGTGTGTAAACAGAACGGAGAGCAAGGACAAGCCAGAGCGCAGGTCCTCCTCCTCATCCAATCCCTCCCGCAAAGGAGTCTCCACAGCCAGCAAGATACGCAAGTTCTCTACCTGCAAACAGCAATGA